A window of Phaseolus vulgaris cultivar G19833 chromosome 4, P. vulgaris v2.0, whole genome shotgun sequence genomic DNA:
TTTGTTAACTGAATACAGATTTCATTTTGGCTATCTGCTTGTTCAGTTCTCCATATGAGTGTGATTGTGTAGCTTACCTTTCCATTGATATTTCAAAATTCTCTTTTAGAACTTATTTTCCTGTTTGTTCATTTTGCAGGACAATCCCATTTGCCTGGAATCTCATTACTGCTGGTTATGTTGAACAGTCTACATATGGGGTATGCACATTGTGTTTTCCGAACACTATTAATTTATTACCTGACTTGTAAATCTTGCTTTTAAGAAAAACTTTTCAATATTATAGGTAGTAATCAGCACATTGGGTCTCCTGTTTATTGGGAAGCTGCTTGAACCAGTATGGGGCTCCAGGGAATTCTTTAAATTCATCTTTGTCGTTAATCTTCTAACTTCAGTGTGTGTATTCATCACTGCTATTGCCTTATACTACATTACAAGGCTGGAGACTTACCTGTATGTATATAATACAATCCGagatcatttttttcttctgctGCTCAtgatgttttgttttatttttcttttagtgtattatatttctctctttctcacACATTGTGCTGCATTGTCTCTCCACTATATAATTAAAAGCTAAATGGAGGCCCATTTTAAGTGTGATTAGTTGTGCTCTTTTGGCTTTGACATGTAGAAAACATTTTTTGTTCAGGATATCAGCTAAAATCAAtacttaataataattaaaacagAAGTTTCATTTTGGCGGTCCCCCAGACATAGGCTATCTGTTGAATCTTATTAACAGACATAAGCTATCTGTTGAATCTTATTAACAGACATAGTCTATCTGTTGAATCTTAACAGACATTCGATTTTCTTTTTCCACCTTGAACAAATTGTTTTGATCTTATTTTCCTCCTGGAATGTTCTAGTTACATGCCACTTTCTGGATTTCATGGAGTTATATCTGGTTTCTTGGTTGGCATCAAGCAAATTATACCGGATCAAGAGCTTCCTTTCATCAAGATAAAAACAAAGGTTTGATACACCAATCCTCTTCTTCTTTATTACTTATGAGCAATAATAGGTTTATGAAAATGCCCTAAATTTGTTGCCACTTACATCTCTTCAGTGGTTGCCATCTATCACTTTATTGCTTTGCATTGCTATTAGCTTCTGGACACTAGAGGCTACAGCATATCTTCCTACGATTATATCTGGAACATATATAAGCTGGATTTACCTTAGATACTGGCAGAGGAAACCAGAAACGAAACATAGGGGTGACCCGAGTGAGGATTTTGCTTTCTCCACATTTTTCCCTGAATTGTTAAGGTAATTCTGGCTTTTAGTTTGCACAAAAAATTAGTGATTAATTGTTGAATTGTCTTTCTAAAAATgaagaaacttttttttttttactgtctTGTAGACCGGTTATAGATCCTATTGCATCAATTTTTCACCGAATGCTCTGTGGAAGATCTGATACTTCTAATGATGGGCAAGGCTACACTCTGGAAAGTGAGCCTTTACCAGGTTCAGATTCAATTGAGGCATCTAGGAGAAGGTGATTCTATATTTCCGTTGTTAATTTTGATTGGGTCCAGTAGTATATATTGTCAAGCAGAAATTGCACCTGTGAAGCAATGCATGaggaaaaatgaaataaaaaaataatagagtgCATACTTTTTCTTGCTTTATTTTATCTAAAATGGAAAATGTTGTTATTCTCAAATTTCTAGTTGCCATTTATCTTCATGCTCTGCATGAAAAACAAATATAGAAGGAAAGGTATTAGAAACAAAAGCCTTGCTTCAGTCTATTAATATTTAAACTGTTTGTCATGTAATGATGGCTTACCAGAGACCTTTTCTTTTGGTTTGGAAGCTAGTGAGATCTATGTTATACTAGAATCTATGTAATTGAATTTTTAGGTATTCCGTGTTATTGCAACGCTAACTAAAGCAACCATATTTAACTAATGTTGGTGCATTATTTCAGATCAAGAGTGGAGAATTATTTCTCGGAGACTAGATTTTTATTCTAATATTCTGATAAAACATCTTAATACTATTCCAAAATGGcagatattttttttcctttctggtGCTAGCGGGGACTAATTCTTTTTAATTCCTTGTCTTCATATTTTTGCattattttgagtttttataAGCAGCAATAAGAACTGTTGCAATCATTGTTCTGCATAGCATTAACTTAGCATGGCAACTGGTACTGTTGATTGATGCAGAGAAAGAGGTGCTCGAGCACTGGAGGAACGATTGGCTGCGGAGAGGTTGGCTGCTGCACGACGTGAGTTGCAAAGAGAATCCGAGGAAAATGTATAATTCAGCAAACATCAGTGATTGATATTCCCAGGTCGTACAGTAATTAATTATAGAATTTTTGTTAGGTCAAGGAAGATTTAAGGAGCATTTTGGCTTGGATAATCTTTATCTTTACAAAAACCAAAGGTTTCTCTTTTGTcagataaatataaattactttctTTCTGTGCTTtcttttagtttatatatattatttttagctTTTACATTCTAAATTTTCAGggatttaaataaattaaaatatttattaggaATAAAGTACAGGAGTTTCAAAtgtaaagattaaaaataaagtttgttCATTTTGTTTATTCTAATATATTATTGGTTATTGTACtatatctattttattttgttttttaattttgtcatCTTAATTTTGTAATATGAAATTTTACTATTCTAGTGTTTATGGTTAGGATTTTACCATAAAGTAATGATGTGATAAAGAAAATGTTATATTATTAGGTCACACGATGCTAATGGATATATTATAGTGATGTGACATGTTTTGTCACAAGATAAATACAGAGCGATACATTTGgaaatgaaaattataaaattttatataaaaagaaaacaaaatgtaATTACGTATTTAATAtaggattaaatatattttatgtttaaaaattaatattacatGGGTGATGATACAAAATCGTTATTAAatgttaaattatataaaaaaataaactaaaatattattttttaaagttggaTGACTAAATTcatctatttaaaaataaaaggaccaaaaacaaatttgaagCTAAAAATATACTTCTTTTCCTCTAATGTAAAACTATTATTCCAAATTAATATTCAacattttaagttatttttgtcATATTATACTTATATacaaaaaagtaattaaaaaataatttatgtttttctgTTCCCAACTTGACATCGATTTAGGATGTTACTGTTAGCTAAATTTAGTTGTCTTAAATTTCATTTGTAACGGTTTTTAATAGCTAAAGTTTGCAATTTtaaatatcatatatttttgCAGTGTATATTTCATACATAATTAAAGGAGAGGAAGATAATAAACGTGTTTTTCAAGTTTTAGTACATTAATGACGATAGGAATAAtcacatttaaaatataaaagtcaTAGCTATTAACTTTAGCTATTAAATTTCTGAAAATCATAGAAAAAATCACATCGAAAAAGTTATACCAAACAAATCAAAATCACATGACATTAATTAATACACCTTAGAGGTGGTAAACTTTACATTTTGATAATTATACacttaaaatcaaatattattacaattttttccCATCAGGATAACGTATAAAATGAACTTATGATATATTATGCAGACAAAGATCACGTTATTATTAACACAAATTTACTTGGAATCAATTTGTAAAATCACATTGATTCAAAAACGATTCCCCGTTCATATGTCCAAACATACACAAAAAAGTAGTTCTTTGAACATGGCTCAACGTTAGTGACTTGGAAGGTGAACATATTTTGTTGTTGTACACTCATATGTAGACATCATTGATCTGTCAACAACAAATTATGCCTTCAACACAGTCTCTTTCCTCATATGTTCCTTCAACAAGGTTATGCCTCATTCTCCAAACGGCTCTGCATTGATGCAAAAGAATGCATCTGATCTGAACTTTGATATGTACATAAGCTGTACATTTGAAGTGGTTGATAAAAAACCATTATCTTCATATCTCCTCACTAGCACCAGTGTGTCTCTTCTCAAAGGAAAACTCTGATGAACTAACTCTGATTTCAATCTGAGAGCTGGTAGGAAATTCTGGTGCTGAGCTTGAGCCTGGTTCCATGACTTGCATTTGAGTTTCTTCAGCTGCTGCATGGTTGCTTGTGGAAGGTGAGCCTTCAACATCCCATTGTTCATTTTCATAGTTTGATGTCCTTGGAGATGTTTGTGCACTGTCACTTCTACCAGCAAGGTGTTTTTGCAACAGATGCATTGGAGACATACCATATGTTGGGGTTGATGGCTTGCTTGAGAATGGTgtgttttgcttgctgtttttgaCTTGCTTTTTGGCAGTGCTGTGCCAGTTCTTCAGTGCTGATGCCACTCTCTGATTGAAGATGGTAGGCTTCATGGTTGAACCCATCTGCAAAACATAATGAAATCAGTGGatgattttttagttttgtgaatggaaaaaatatataagcaTGGATAGATTTTGTAGCAAGTGAGACCTGTGTGACTAGAGCATATAGAGGTAATGTCACATAGCTGCATAGAACTTGTATGACAACCCTGCAAATTAAAATTGCCACTTCATTGTTAGGTTTATATACAATGTAATAAATTAATggttggttggtctatatattACAAGCAAACTTACCCCATTGTAAGTCTTATGGCAACATCTGCAGTTGTTTCATGGAAGCAAGAGTCTAGGGAGAATTCAtactgaaaaagaaaatatggaGAAGTTAGGAAAAATGAGAAACTAAAACTTGTCTTCAATCTAAGGCACAAGTTGAAGAGAACTTGGTGAAGATAGATAAACTTACAGTACTCCAAGAGAAAAATGCCAGTTGAAAAGCATTCTGCAACATGGAAGCAAACAAATAAACTTATTTGGAGAGCTCAAGAATTGTGTAGATGAAAGAATCTAAGGAAGAGAAATGGTGAAATTACCTGAAAAAGCACAAGATGAATGAGAAAGAGGAGGAGACGTGGGCGATTGAACCAGAACAGGTCATCTCCTGGCTCAACCAGAGGTGCACCTTTGACAACTTCCCCTCTGTCTGTAATCCTCAGTCCCATCTTTGTTATGATCATTTGAAGTTTAGCACCCACTAATAAGATTACCTGTGAAATTTACATTAAATTTGATTCAGTTATATGTGCTTTTACATCAAGAAATGCAATATAGAAAGGCAACATTAACATAATGAGTAGTTTGTGCTTACAACAAATGGGATGAATGGAAGCCAATAAGAAGAATACCACCCTGCACAAAGAACAAATACTTTAAGCTATGAATTGTGGGATGAACTGGAACAATCACAGTTCACAACAAACTTTGTTCTAGTGCCAGAACATATTCAATCAAGTTCATATGTTCAAAATTAAATTCTACAAAAATCATTTCTCCTTAACTTTATGACAAACAGACCCTAAATTGTTTGATAATTATAAGATGCGAGATTAAATTTGGTTTTCAGTAaattttaaacctaactcaaccttataaaaccggTTTATAAGATAAAGTTTAAACTTATACTATACTATAAAATGTCCCTCAAGTATAAAGTTAATTTAGGAATTTCAAAACGGCTTACCATGAGTATTTGTGAGAAGGAATAGCACAGCAAAGAACCATATCACTGGGCTGCAAGATACAAAATTATGGAGGTTAAAACGATGAGTAAATGAataaaagcaaagcaaaaacaGAACATAAGCATACCTTATTCCCACAACAACTTTAAAATCCTTCTCCAGTGATCTTTGGATGTACTTTTGGAAATCAAA
This region includes:
- the LOC137837272 gene encoding rhomboid-like protein 19 gives rise to the protein MSTPAISGGTGLFTGFTRLCKGLAVVLVCGHIAVQFFPSAVTYVALIPARTIPFAWNLITAGYVEQSTYGVVISTLGLLFIGKLLEPVWGSREFFKFIFVVNLLTSVCVFITAIALYYITRLETYLYMPLSGFHGVISGFLVGIKQIIPDQELPFIKIKTKWLPSITLLLCIAISFWTLEATAYLPTIISGTYISWIYLRYWQRKPETKHRGDPSEDFAFSTFFPELLRPVIDPIASIFHRMLCGRSDTSNDGQGYTLESEPLPGSDSIEASRRRERGARALEERLAAERLAAARRELQRESEENV
- the LOC137837273 gene encoding MLO-like protein 12 codes for the protein MANEVYERTLEETPTWAVAVVCFLLLAVSIAIEHLIHGIGKWFKKKQKNALFEALEKVKGELMVLGFISLLLSVLQDQISKICVSEEVAASWHPCANPKSSTATKTDEDESDDIQINSRKLLQLYDSIPRRILATKGYDKCAEKGKVAFVSAYGIHQLHIFIFVLAIFHILQCIITLGLGRTKMRKWRAWENETKTIEYQFYNDPERFRFARDTTFGRRHLNPWSQSTISLWIVSFFRQFFGSATKVDYLTLRHGFITAHLAPGSDARFDFQKYIQRSLEKDFKVVVGISPVIWFFAVLFLLTNTHGWYSSYWLPFIPFVVILLVGAKLQMIITKMGLRITDRGEVVKGAPLVEPGDDLFWFNRPRLLLFLIHLVLFQNAFQLAFFSWSTYEFSLDSCFHETTADVAIRLTMGVVIQVLCSYVTLPLYALVTQMGSTMKPTIFNQRVASALKNWHSTAKKQVKNSKQNTPFSSKPSTPTYGMSPMHLLQKHLAGRSDSAQTSPRTSNYENEQWDVEGSPSTSNHAAAEETQMQVMEPGSSSAPEFPTSSQIEIRVSSSEFSFEKRHTGASEEI